The following proteins are co-located in the Phaenicophaeus curvirostris isolate KB17595 chromosome 12, BPBGC_Pcur_1.0, whole genome shotgun sequence genome:
- the SV2B gene encoding synaptic vesicle glycoprotein 2B: MDDGYRNTNLYQGGRETNQVSDDYRYQDGNYEGYAPNDGYYRGGDEPAHEEDAQSDVTEGHDEDDEVYEGEYQGIPHPDDIKEKQKKRAPAVADEYRDRADLMAERMEDEEQLAHQYENIIEECGHGRFQWTLFFVLGLALMADGVEVFVVGFVLPSAEKDMCLTSSNKGMLGLIVYLGMMVGAVLLGGLADKLGRRKCLIISLAINAAFAFLSSFVQGYGFFLFCRLISGLGIGGSLPIVFAYFSEFLSREKRGEHLSWLCMFWMIGGIFASAMAWSIIPHYGWGFSMGTNYQFHSWRVFVLVCSLPCIASLVALKFMPESPRFLLETGKHDEAWMILKQVHDTNMRAKGEPERVFTVSYIKTPKQVDEFIEIQSSTGTWYQRWLVRITTILKQVWDNVLYCLTAQYRMNTLMLAVVWFTMALSYYGLIVWFPDMIRYLQEEAYESRVKIFDEEEVSHFTFNFTLENQIHRNGEYRNDKFIGMKFKEVRFEDSLFEDCYFEDVTSSETFFENCTIISTVFYNTDLYEHKFINCRLINSTFMKEKEGCHLDFEEDNDFLIYLVSFLGSLSVLPGNIISALLMDKIGRIKMIGGSMLISAVCCFFLFFGNSESAMIGWQCLFCGASIAAWNALDVITVELYPTDKRATAFGILNGLCKFAAILGNSIFASFVGITKVVPILLASSALVGGGLLALRLPETREQVLM, from the exons ATGGATGATGGATATAGAAATACAAACCTCTATCAAGGGGGCAGGGAGACAAACCAAGTCTCAGATGACTACAGGTACCAGGATGGTAACTATGAAGGATATGCACCCAATGATGGCTACTATCGTGGTGGGGATGAGCCCGCTCATGAAGAGGATGCCCAGAGTGATGTTACAGAAGGCcatgatgaagatgatgaggtCTATGAGGGGGAGTACCAAGGGATCCCACACCCAGATGAcattaaagaaaagcagaagaaacgaGCTCCTGCTGTTGCTGATGAGTATAGAGACCGTGCTGACCTTATGGCAGAGAGAATGGAGGATGAGGAGCAACTTGCCCACCAGTATGAGAACATCATTGAGGAGTGTGGCCACGGACGCTTCCAGTGGACCCTCTTCTTTGTTTTAGGGTTGGCACTGATGGCAGATGGGGTGGAGGTATTTGTGGTTGGATTTGTTCTTCCCAGTGCTGAGAAGGATATGTGCTTAACCAGTTCAAACAAAGGCATGCTAG gcttGATAGTCTACTTAGGAATGATGGTGGGGGCTGTCTTGCTGGGTGGTCTTGCTGACAAACTGGGAAGAAGGAAATGCCTCATCATATCACTTGCAATCAATGCTGCCTTCgcattcctctcctccttcgtCCAGGGATATGGATTCTTCCTCTTCTGCCGCCTTATCTCAGGCCTCGG tatTGGGGGATCTCTCCCCATCGTGTTTGCCTATTTCTCTGAATTCCTATCTCGTGAGAAGAGAGGGGAACACCTGAGCTGGCTTTGCATGTTCTGGATGATTGGTGGCATTTTTGCTTCAGCAATGGCTTGGAGCATCATCCCACATTACG GCTGGGGGTTCAGTATGGGAACCAACTACCAATTCCACAGCTGGAGAgtctttgtacttgtctgctCTCTGCCCTGTATCGCCTCCCTGGTGGCACTGAAATTCATGCCAGAAAGCCCGCGTTTTTTGCTGGAG ACAGGTAAACATGATGAAGCCTGGATGATCCTCAAGCAAGTTCACGACACCAACATGCGAGCAAAGGGTGAACCAGAGAGGGTGTTTACA gTTTCCTATATCAAAACTCCAAAGCAAGTAGATGAATTTATTGAAATCCAGAGCTCAACAGGGACCTGGTACCAGCGGTGGTTAGTCAGAATCACAACTATTTTAAAGCag GTCTGGGACAACGTGCTATACTGTTTAACAGCCCAGTACAGGATGAATACACTGATGCTGGCTGTGGTTTGGTTTACAATGGCCTTAAG TTACTATGGCCTTATTGTCTGGTTCCCTGATATGATCCGGTATCTCCAAGAAGAGGCATATGAATCCCGAGTGAAGATTTTTGATGAGGAAGAAGTGTCACACTTCACGTTTAATTTCACCCTGGAAAACCAGATCCATAGAAATGGGGAGTACAGAAATGATAA ATTTATTGGTATGAAATTCAAGGAAGTCAGATTTGAGGATTCATTGTTTGAGGACTGCTACTTTGAAGATGTGACATCGAGTGAgactttctttgaaaactgcaCGATCATATCTACAGTCTTTTATAATACTG ATCTCTATGAACACAAATTCATCAACTGCAGGCTTATAAACAGCACGTTtatgaaggagaaggaaggctgTCACCTGGACTTCGAGGAGGATAATGACTTCTTGATCTATCTAGTCAGCTTCCTGGGTAGTCTGTCTGTGCTGCCAGGCAACATCATCTCTGCATTACTCATGGACAAAATAGGGAGGATAAAGATGATTG GTGGCTCAATGTTGATCTCGGCAGtgtgctgcttctttctcttttttggtAACAGTGAGTCGGCAATGATTGGCTGGCAGTGCCTCTTCTGCGGGGCCAGCATTGCTGCTTGGAATGCCCTGGATGTGATCACTGTGGAGCTCTACCCCACTGACAAAAG GGCAACTGCCTTCGGCATCCTCAATGGTCTTTGCAAGTTTGCTGCTATCCTGGGGAACTCAATCTTTGCCTCCTTCGTGGGCATAACCAAGGTGGTTCCCATCCTTCTGGCTTCCTCTGCTCTGGTTGGAGGTGGCCTGCTTGCTTTGCGCCTGCCAGAGACCCGAGAACAGGTCCTGATGTGA